The Halomicronema hongdechloris C2206 genome includes a window with the following:
- a CDS encoding cobalt-precorrin-8X methylmutase encodes MASLPHHPILAQSFAVIDQEMGDHDLPPAEYAVLRRVIHSTADFDFAQLLRFSPDAIAQGLAALTAKTPIVVDVGMVRQGVQAMVQRTFDNPLLAAIDLVAAPRPGCTRSETGLLRAWQQYPEAIFVIGNAPTALVALCDRIATSEVKPALVIGVPVGFIGVIAAKQALAQTPVPQIRVDGRKGGSSVAAAILNALLVLAWEAQS; translated from the coding sequence ATGGCCTCCCTGCCCCATCACCCGATCTTGGCCCAAAGCTTTGCGGTAATCGACCAGGAAATGGGTGACCATGACTTGCCCCCGGCGGAATATGCGGTGCTACGGCGGGTGATTCACAGTACCGCCGATTTTGACTTCGCCCAGCTGCTGCGGTTTAGCCCCGATGCCATTGCCCAGGGGCTGGCGGCCCTGACCGCTAAGACCCCGATTGTGGTAGATGTGGGCATGGTGCGCCAGGGCGTGCAGGCTATGGTGCAACGCACCTTTGACAATCCATTGCTGGCAGCCATCGATCTGGTGGCAGCGCCCCGGCCAGGGTGTACCCGCAGCGAGACTGGCCTGTTGAGGGCCTGGCAGCAGTACCCCGAGGCTATCTTCGTGATTGGCAATGCCCCCACTGCCCTGGTGGCCCTGTGCGATCGCATCGCCACCAGCGAGGTCAAACCAGCCCTGGTCATCGGGGTGCCCGTCGGCTTCATTGGTGTCATTGCCGCCAAACAGGCCCTAGCCCAAACCCCAGTTCCCCAGATCCGCGTCGACGGTCGCAAGGGGGGCTCCAGCGTGGCCGCCGCCATCCTCAATGCCCTGTTGGTGCTGGCCTGGGAGGCCCAATCATGA